The following coding sequences lie in one Treponema sp. OMZ 790 genomic window:
- a CDS encoding clustered-type lipoprotein has protein sequence MTQNNKLKLIFILILAAFIFSCKASDTKSGREMRIEKFSKMIESNKIPGVSGKGKEDEFVGTPFVLDDYDLVYIQALYTRTNIGKDNRIYYTDVEVIKFEREKEIECRQKRTAKNGKDFFYSIKYEWDKIAKKFVNTKYELEQELNIGVIDEKIIKEQVHGIVIESKEDPDKESLIPMFESYMTKLDKNDKYHYTYYVLDYIRGNFTNSGYDEYIVFFTDDSRKEMEEAGEHHPNFYSKDGKLSDITWKNNICDIACFIVEGSTLKKVYDIYFRGSIFLPAYEKSSSLYGSLNPRQMPYITNFGKQFFQGWVADLNQNGINEIYIYFPWKGTVRITMAEFIDKDFEFKCIEISGDEFNNVDWHKKTFNGNYYSIELRDNTYGILWYNEIFQWNEDDNSYWLQSCNISPNRSYKMSRDWTKDDWVHIKY, from the coding sequence ATGACGCAAAACAACAAATTAAAACTAATCTTTATCTTAATATTGGCAGCTTTTATATTTTCGTGTAAAGCTTCTGATACAAAAAGCGGCAGAGAAATGCGAATAGAAAAATTTTCTAAAATGATAGAAAGTAATAAAATACCGGGAGTATCAGGGAAGGGAAAAGAAGATGAGTTTGTAGGAACTCCTTTTGTATTAGATGACTATGATTTGGTATACATTCAAGCATTGTATACAAGGACGAATATAGGAAAAGATAACAGGATTTATTATACCGATGTTGAGGTTATAAAATTCGAAAGAGAAAAAGAAATAGAATGCAGACAAAAAAGAACGGCAAAAAACGGCAAGGATTTTTTTTATAGTATAAAATATGAATGGGATAAAATAGCAAAAAAATTCGTAAATACAAAATATGAACTTGAGCAAGAATTAAACATAGGTGTAATTGATGAAAAAATAATAAAAGAGCAAGTACACGGGATTGTAATAGAATCAAAAGAAGATCCCGATAAAGAAAGCTTAATACCTATGTTTGAATCATATATGACAAAACTTGATAAAAATGATAAATATCATTATACATATTATGTGTTGGACTATATAAGAGGAAACTTTACAAATTCGGGATATGATGAATATATAGTTTTTTTTACCGATGATTCTAGAAAAGAGATGGAAGAAGCCGGAGAACATCACCCTAATTTTTATAGTAAGGATGGAAAACTATCTGATATAACGTGGAAAAATAATATATGCGATATAGCCTGTTTTATTGTTGAAGGTAGTACATTAAAAAAAGTATATGATATTTATTTTAGAGGCAGTATTTTTTTACCTGCTTATGAAAAAAGTTCAAGCCTATATGGTTCGTTGAATCCGAGACAAATGCCTTATATAACTAATTTCGGTAAACAATTTTTTCAAGGATGGGTAGCCGACCTTAATCAAAACGGAATAAATGAAATATATATATATTTTCCATGGAAGGGTACTGTACGTATTACTATGGCCGAATTTATCGATAAAGACTTTGAATTTAAGTGTATAGAAATTTCAGGAGATGAATTTAACAATGTAGATTGGCATAAAAAAACTTTTAACGGTAACTATTACAGTATAGAATTGCGAGATAACACCTACGGTATACTATGGTATAACGAAATCTTTCAGTGGAATGAAGATGACAATAGCTATTGGCTTCAGTCATGTAATATATCTCCGAATAGGTCATATAAGATGTCACGGGATTGGACTAAAGATGATTGGGTACATATAAAATATTAG
- a CDS encoding clustered-type lipoprotein encodes MQNNKLKLIFILILAAFIFSCSKEVKEPGEEKNSVVKNEVTENKPLVILEYSVSPKRTIQIAQSSETEEDDDDDDDDDIDFTEEAPPIVLTDENTPETELIKLLESRKLYAWKLNEIQLEINMYDIYGNSYEEFEKSGIDHLNRQKNIEILKIDSDNKNIYCKQTLNLPSGKKLIYDVAYSFYPYSEKFAYTNYELRGPPVITDRQVQESKRVHGKITEAENDVNKNKNIKIFEKYINKYTKEHRRKTGDKPYKVFDYVKGNFTGSGKDEYIVLFTAPFTKTEKEDGVFFLEYSYIKYIECFIMENGKVIKMYQLPGWWGHIVPREKTKINLGEQFSFGWIADFNQNGINEIFVHRKEVFGSSFFSIEFIDNRFVEIPITGKGDILKSVDWEQSKLVIENYPFKSLVLDSKGTQPKYFAEYQWNEKERCYVLLSNKQYK; translated from the coding sequence ATGCAAAACAACAAATTAAAACTAATCTTTATCTTAATATTGGCAGCATTTATATTTTCGTGTTCTAAAGAAGTTAAAGAACCTGGGGAAGAAAAAAACTCTGTAGTAAAAAATGAAGTGACAGAAAACAAACCTTTAGTAATACTTGAATATAGTGTCTCTCCAAAAAGAACTATACAAATTGCACAAAGTTCTGAAACAGAAGAAGATGATGATGATGATGATGATGATGATATTGATTTTACTGAAGAAGCCCCGCCGATCGTACTAACTGATGAAAACACACCTGAAACAGAGCTTATAAAATTACTGGAAAGTAGAAAACTATATGCATGGAAGCTAAATGAGATCCAACTAGAAATCAATATGTACGATATTTATGGAAATTCGTATGAGGAATTTGAAAAAAGCGGTATTGATCACCTAAACAGACAAAAAAATATAGAAATACTAAAAATTGATTCGGATAACAAAAATATTTATTGTAAACAGACATTAAATCTTCCAAGCGGAAAAAAATTAATATATGATGTTGCCTACAGTTTTTATCCATATTCAGAAAAATTTGCTTACACAAATTATGAGTTAAGGGGGCCCCCCGTAATAACCGATAGGCAAGTACAGGAATCAAAAAGAGTTCATGGAAAAATAACGGAAGCCGAAAACGATGTAAACAAAAATAAAAATATTAAAATATTTGAAAAATATATAAATAAATACACTAAGGAGCATCGGCGTAAAACGGGTGATAAGCCGTATAAGGTATTTGATTATGTAAAAGGGAACTTCACTGGTTCAGGAAAAGATGAATATATAGTTTTATTTACAGCTCCTTTTACCAAAACTGAAAAGGAAGACGGGGTATTTTTTCTGGAGTATAGCTATATAAAATACATTGAATGTTTTATTATGGAAAACGGCAAAGTAATTAAAATGTATCAACTCCCGGGGTGGTGGGGGCATATTGTACCGAGAGAAAAAACAAAAATAAATTTAGGAGAGCAATTTTCTTTTGGATGGATTGCCGATTTTAATCAAAACGGAATAAACGAGATATTTGTTCACCGCAAAGAGGTATTCGGTTCAAGTTTTTTCTCAATAGAATTTATTGATAATAGATTTGTCGAAATACCTATCACCGGCAAAGGAGACATTCTTAAATCAGTTGACTGGGAACAATCTAAACTAGTAATTGAAAATTATCCGTTTAAATCACTAGTGTTGGATTCTAAAGGCACACAGCCTAAATATTTTGCGGAATACCAATGGAATGAAAAAGAACGTTGCTATGTTCTTTTATCAAATAAACAATATAAATAA
- a CDS encoding clustered-type lipoprotein, whose amino-acid sequence MQNNKLKLIFILILTAFLFSCSKEVKEPAEEKKSVETKVESSAKIELKQNKFLLKPEYNTHVKSPEQLKEEEKYKKSKAYEEKLDQIERELYRKEDAIIAQIPVAATDADLEQKRAITGLYDHKKKVYNYTNFEEVIKEGDSYHCKQKVKTQNGRILDYNLQIKKPKFRKYYAVSGIELMSSINIGNIDEKIIEEQVHEEIYDLKTDEKKDVMIKLFEDYENTQYPLFKEVVHTDWDTGVKTKGYKQYDMKILDYVKGNFTNSGYDEYFVMFYEDDPDPEMGDQYIERARCFLVSEGKIIKDYYITFPGGAFFWGDYTHLDLKKFDNFGFQFSQGRIADFNQNGINEIYFSVLFNIEPGNVLVVEFNENEFITNYISIDTYDIGSIDWNKKMITVNAKSRAVKGFNGWQEEIDTFVWNEELKEYVLFKRIYEYKRY is encoded by the coding sequence ATGCAAAACAACAAATTAAAACTAATCTTTATCTTAATATTAACGGCTTTTTTATTTTCGTGTTCTAAAGAAGTTAAAGAACCTGCGGAAGAAAAAAAGTCTGTAGAGACAAAAGTTGAATCATCTGCAAAAATAGAGCTGAAACAAAACAAATTCTTATTAAAGCCTGAGTATAATACACATGTAAAGAGTCCTGAACAACTCAAAGAAGAAGAAAAATACAAAAAAAGTAAAGCATACGAAGAAAAACTTGATCAGATTGAGAGAGAGCTTTATAGAAAAGAGGATGCTATTATAGCACAAATTCCTGTAGCTGCAACTGATGCTGATCTTGAACAGAAAAGGGCTATAACAGGGTTGTATGATCATAAAAAAAAGGTTTATAATTATACAAATTTTGAAGAAGTAATAAAAGAAGGAGATAGTTATCACTGCAAACAGAAGGTAAAAACTCAAAATGGCAGAATACTGGATTATAATTTACAAATTAAAAAACCGAAGTTCAGGAAGTACTATGCTGTTTCAGGAATTGAGCTTATGAGTTCTATCAATATAGGTAATATAGATGAAAAAATAATAGAGGAACAAGTACATGAAGAAATATACGATTTAAAAACTGATGAAAAAAAAGACGTAATGATAAAACTGTTTGAAGATTACGAAAACACACAATATCCTTTATTTAAAGAGGTTGTCCATACGGATTGGGACACGGGAGTCAAAACTAAGGGATATAAACAGTATGATATGAAAATCCTTGATTATGTAAAGGGGAACTTTACAAACTCAGGATATGATGAATACTTTGTTATGTTTTATGAAGATGATCCGGATCCGGAAATGGGTGATCAATATATAGAAAGAGCGAGATGTTTTTTAGTTTCTGAAGGCAAGATAATTAAAGACTATTACATAACTTTTCCTGGCGGTGCTTTTTTTTGGGGTGATTACACACATCTTGATCTTAAAAAATTTGATAATTTCGGTTTTCAATTTTCACAAGGAAGGATTGCCGATTTTAATCAAAACGGAATAAATGAAATATATTTTTCTGTTTTATTTAATATAGAACCGGGCAATGTATTAGTTGTAGAATTTAATGAAAATGAATTTATAACTAATTATATATCTATTGATACCTACGATATAGGGTCTATTGATTGGAATAAAAAAATGATAACAGTGAATGCTAAATCGAGAGCTGTTAAGGGTTTTAACGGATGGCAAGAAGAAATAGACACCTTTGTTTGGAATGAAGAATTAAAAGAATATGTTCTTTTTAAAAGGATATATGAATATAAAAGATACTAA
- a CDS encoding bacteriocin-type signal sequence — MKKVLGLELGREELLLVRGGTDKEKYNSVGEIIRRTNLKYAQDVVREAAIYRPHAKGNFDYEGAAEDVTWCNQSSYDVMEATGVHMEAFYGEPDGYQGTKGQRGAGYWVNANTACKNVENYIANHAKEQADARMKEIGFKPITIDEEFKKTHTADELYLAEQNNHTYKCR, encoded by the coding sequence ATGAAGAAGGTTTTGGGCCTGGAGTTGGGGCGTGAAGAGTTATTACTGGTAAGAGGCGGAACGGATAAAGAAAAATATAATTCTGTGGGTGAAATTATAAGAAGAACTAATTTGAAATATGCACAGGATGTTGTGCGTGAAGCGGCAATTTATCGTCCTCATGCAAAAGGAAACTTTGACTATGAAGGTGCAGCAGAAGATGTAACTTGGTGTAACCAATCAAGTTATGACGTAATGGAAGCTACCGGTGTCCATATGGAAGCTTTTTATGGAGAACCGGATGGGTATCAAGGAACAAAAGGACAAAGAGGAGCAGGATATTGGGTTAATGCAAATACAGCCTGTAAAAATGTTGAAAATTATATTGCTAACCATGCAAAAGAACAAGCCGATGCCAGAATGAAAGAAATAGGCTTTAAACCTATCACAATAGATGAAGAATTTAAAAAAACGCATACAGCAGATGAACTATATCTTGCAGAACAAAATAATCACACATATAAATGTAGATAA
- a CDS encoding clustered-type lipoprotein, whose amino-acid sequence MLKLKIFLIILVSVFIFSCSKENKEKTVAESKPTENKIEEVKPEPPVPEKTAEQLELEEKYKKSKEYEEKLKQLGAELDKKESAIIAQIPIDATDADLEQKEARTWLYDHNKKVYNYTNFKEVIKEGDVYYCKQKIKSQNGGVLEYHVKFEKDRYTHKEDSYTVSAIELSSQIDIGQISEEIIETPVHGKIYDLAHDEKKDDIIKLFEEYENTHYPLYHENIDLSAKLLKDYQIKLEAVDYVKGNFTDSGYDEYFVVFCKEVPGPEYGQTVKRVRCFVVDEDKIIKDYYITVPSASFFPPHIERGGLFGLKNFGFEFSQGWVSDFNQNGKNEIYFVTHFSTGRNFLFIIEFNGEFFATGYVSAEYGLDIESVDWNKKMIVLREGGSFIRSEKFKGWEYWYDKVIWNEQLKEYILLKREYKYEKYEGAGDEEGFGPGVGA is encoded by the coding sequence ATGTTGAAGTTAAAAATATTTTTAATAATTTTAGTAAGTGTCTTTATATTTTCGTGTTCTAAGGAAAATAAAGAAAAAACCGTAGCTGAAAGTAAACCCACGGAAAATAAAATTGAAGAAGTAAAGCCTGAACCTCCCGTACCTGAAAAGACGGCTGAACAACTTGAACTGGAAGAAAAATACAAAAAAAGTAAAGAATACGAAGAAAAACTTAAACAACTTGGAGCCGAACTGGATAAGAAAGAGAGTGCTATTATAGCACAAATACCCATAGACGCAACTGATGCAGACCTTGAACAGAAAGAAGCTAGAACATGGTTGTATGATCATAACAAAAAGGTTTATAATTATACAAATTTTAAAGAAGTAATAAAAGAAGGTGATGTTTATTATTGTAAACAAAAAATAAAAAGCCAAAATGGAGGAGTATTGGAGTATCATGTGAAGTTCGAAAAAGATAGATATACCCATAAAGAAGATAGCTATACTGTTTCTGCGATTGAGCTTTCAAGTCAAATTGATATAGGTCAAATAAGTGAAGAAATAATAGAAACTCCCGTTCATGGCAAAATATATGATTTAGCTCATGATGAAAAAAAAGATGATATAATAAAACTGTTTGAAGAATATGAAAATACACATTATCCTTTATATCATGAAAATATCGATTTATCTGCAAAATTGCTGAAAGATTATCAGATAAAGTTAGAAGCTGTTGATTATGTAAAAGGAAATTTTACCGATTCTGGGTATGATGAATATTTTGTAGTATTTTGTAAAGAAGTTCCGGGACCTGAATATGGTCAAACTGTGAAAAGAGTGCGATGTTTTGTAGTTGATGAAGATAAGATAATCAAAGATTACTATATTACTGTTCCTAGTGCATCATTTTTTCCACCGCATATTGAACGAGGCGGTCTTTTTGGGTTAAAAAATTTTGGATTTGAGTTTTCTCAAGGGTGGGTATCGGATTTTAATCAAAACGGTAAAAATGAAATATATTTTGTAACTCATTTTAGCACAGGTAGGAATTTCTTATTTATAATTGAATTCAATGGCGAGTTTTTTGCTACCGGGTATGTATCTGCCGAGTATGGACTTGATATAGAATCTGTTGACTGGAATAAAAAAATGATAGTGTTAAGAGAAGGTGGGAGTTTTATTAGATCTGAAAAATTTAAAGGATGGGAATATTGGTATGATAAGGTTATATGGAATGAGCAATTAAAAGAATACATTCTTTTAAAACGCGAATATAAATATGAAAAATATGAGGGGGCTGGAGATGAAGAAGGTTTTGGGCCTGGAGTTGGGGCGTGA
- a CDS encoding peptidoglycan DD-metalloendopeptidase family protein: MEDDFFIPYKPDAVIDYSNAATTGSRENVDSVHFMTNGKVVKIFKDYDKLSDEDKVSPVYAYGNYVIIEDKDGFKIRYAHLSTVEEGLKVGGEVKMDQQVGIQGDTGNGPKHTHISIHAPGFSYYKHTIPMYEYMLKNGRLRDDVVYPTNKAVSGKYGTEYIPNPQFFHEGDDMSGHILVSGYNPAGFKITHEIMESLKPSSDIQKNKKAAMALQDRINITRAILDIPEPKNYSISDFLLGKITLGEYLTDQKIKEKLKAEAEAKRIAEEKAAQEKAEKERQDKEKLAREDEERRRKEGGNNPSPNPKKPDEDRSEPILDEDDRPGRRNKKGEKPIKSPPKKDGGGNNPPPPKKGQPPQNGGGGGSKPKPPKIPKPGDMIPLSIDTNNEYYLGSLYGTKPFSAQESSAFNSTIISNELSALQPITNLNVAGFPVNDTAIKEDPFGV; this comes from the coding sequence ATGGAAGATGATTTTTTTATTCCTTATAAACCCGATGCAGTAATTGACTACTCCAATGCTGCAACTACAGGATCTAGGGAAAATGTTGATTCTGTTCATTTTATGACAAATGGAAAAGTTGTAAAAATTTTTAAGGATTATGACAAGTTAAGTGATGAGGATAAAGTATCCCCGGTATATGCCTATGGAAATTATGTAATTATAGAAGATAAAGATGGGTTTAAAATAAGATATGCACATCTTTCTACTGTTGAGGAAGGATTAAAAGTAGGTGGTGAAGTAAAAATGGATCAACAAGTTGGAATTCAAGGAGACACAGGTAATGGTCCTAAACATACACATATTTCTATCCATGCTCCAGGATTTTCATATTATAAACATACAATTCCGATGTATGAATATATGCTCAAGAATGGCCGTCTAAGAGATGATGTGGTATATCCTACAAATAAGGCCGTATCTGGAAAGTATGGAACGGAATATATACCTAATCCTCAATTTTTTCATGAGGGGGATGATATGTCGGGACATATACTGGTTTCAGGTTATAATCCTGCAGGTTTTAAAATAACACATGAGATTATGGAAAGCCTTAAGCCTAGCAGTGATATACAAAAAAATAAAAAAGCTGCTATGGCTTTGCAAGATAGAATTAATATAACCCGTGCAATTTTGGATATTCCAGAGCCTAAGAACTATAGTATATCTGACTTCCTTTTAGGAAAGATCACATTAGGTGAATATTTGACTGATCAAAAGATCAAGGAAAAACTAAAAGCCGAAGCTGAGGCAAAACGAATAGCAGAAGAAAAAGCGGCACAAGAAAAGGCTGAAAAAGAAAGACAGGATAAAGAAAAGCTTGCACGTGAGGATGAAGAAAGAAGAAGAAAAGAGGGAGGAAATAATCCTAGCCCCAATCCTAAAAAACCTGATGAGGATAGAAGCGAACCCATATTAGATGAAGATGACCGCCCCGGACGTAGAAATAAAAAAGGCGAAAAGCCGATAAAATCACCGCCTAAAAAAGACGGCGGAGGAAATAATCCCCCTCCTCCTAAGAAAGGTCAACCTCCTCAAAACGGAGGTGGTGGAGGAAGTAAACCTAAGCCTCCAAAAATTCCAAAACCTGGCGATATGATACCTCTAAGCATCGATACAAACAACGAATATTATTTAGGCTCGTTATACGGTACAAAACCTTTTAGTGCACAAGAATCGAGTGCATTTAATTCTACAATCATAAGTAATGAATTATCCGCATTACAACCGATAACAAATTTAAATGTTGCAGGGTTTCCTGTAAACGATACTGCAATAAAAGAAGATCCGTTTGGGGTGTAG
- a CDS encoding MAP7 domain-containing protein, translating to MNYILQNKIITHINVDNVLLGRITAGDYIEQKKAEIAAQEKARAEAEAKRIAEEKAERERLEKERLKQEEENRKREDKITNPSPSPAPDTDPNNPDEPIDNDRDDNEDNNEETITTPPDNTGGGNGTPPKDGDGESPAPPSEENPSPENGGGDSGGNEPEPPSPPGGGGSGTIYMPWSTDTGNEYYLDTLYGTKPFSAQESGAFNSTIISNELSALQPVTSLNVAGFPGNDTAIKHLTAITHKC from the coding sequence ATGAACTATATCTTGCAGAACAAAATAATCACACATATAAATGTAGATAATGTTCTTTTAGGAAGAATAACAGCCGGTGATTATATTGAACAGAAAAAAGCGGAAATAGCAGCACAAGAAAAAGCAAGAGCCGAAGCCGAGGCAAAACGGATAGCAGAAGAAAAAGCTGAAAGGGAAAGACTTGAAAAAGAAAGACTTAAGCAAGAGGAAGAAAATCGTAAGAGAGAAGATAAAATAACTAATCCTTCTCCCAGCCCTGCCCCTGATACTGATCCTAACAATCCTGATGAACCTATAGATAATGATAGAGATGATAATGAGGATAATAATGAAGAAACAATAACTACTCCGCCTGACAACACCGGCGGAGGAAATGGAACACCGCCTAAAGATGGTGACGGCGAAAGTCCTGCTCCTCCTTCCGAAGAAAATCCTTCTCCCGAAAACGGCGGAGGAGATAGCGGCGGCAATGAACCTGAACCTCCAAGCCCGCCCGGAGGCGGAGGCAGCGGAACAATTTATATGCCTTGGAGTACCGATACAGGCAATGAGTATTATTTGGATACTTTGTACGGCACAAAACCTTTTAGTGCACAAGAATCTGGTGCATTTAATTCTACAATCATAAGTAACGAATTATCCGCCTTACAGCCTGTAACAAGTTTAAATGTTGCGGGGTTCCCTGGAAACGATACTGCAATAAAACACTTGACTGCTATTACACACAAATGTTAA